cagtttaaaggaaaatccattttatcgtccactatgttgatcactgcctggaaaatttgggtgcctctcagcccagaatctgctggggtgtggggaagaaagagactacaggaactttgcaggcactagtagcctactgctcagcactgtcttccagaatgctttggtttccaggaagccatattgggcttatttcaactgctacacataaataccaagccaccagagaaaaggtcacaggatatagtcttccctgttacttaacggaacacagccctccatttctacacaaaaatgattccagtctaagacacttccagatattaactgagcaccaataggtacccagacacaggcagctaagggagatccttactttttctgcacatggatttcattctcaataagcactgctggagtacagtcagcattaacactccggagggtttggggagactttgtcccccatttagctgtctgaaatcttcagatcattttgtaGACCAAGAGGCAGTCTTCTAGCATTAAGAGACTACAGATCAGTTCCTTACTACCGTCTGctgagaacagaggcaggcCTGCCAAGTACTATGCCAAAATGTTAaatgtcagaagttaattacaccacagatatatactgcaagagaaactgtaaacccAGAAGGTATTGCTTATCAACCTTgctaaaaaaatcatctgagactttgtatggagtacttgattactgtacttgtaacaagtaagcgtaataccttacaaaaagaattacacaaaagaacaagacagatctaTGTACATATACTACATCAAGTGTCCTAAATAACTCcacagctcaagagaaaaaagcaaagacagagcgctaaaatattaataatttttagatttcaaaacaaatccaaaatgcaaatcacgagtgggcttttcaaaggtttacaatcttagccccttcagtatgaaattgtccttaaaaattaacacagcactactactcttcagcaagaaaaaccccaacaattctctcctccttttttaaccgtAACATGCAATTTTGaggtttcagacaattttacatgtcaacaacatttaagtcagaacatttccaagcacttcacctgcattatgcaatgtttgttcttcctaacgatttacaaatctaagagacattttactgaagctgatttaaaatacccccaaaaaaccaagaagatgcACGCTTCCAGGGTTTCGCAGTGATGAACTGTCAACAGGTTTCAGTCCCggtcatttatttgttggagcCCTAGCAGGTGAGTGTCCACTttgttgctgggctctggcaaggttgccacttacatggcaaagcaagcagagaggcccagcgttggtgtggttgtgaaagggctgccaagggattgatgtcatggaaaaagccaaatggcttgggaaatctctttattttatgtcatttttcttaccttggcaTATCCAATCTCCCTCTGAGATGATAGAAGTGGTTCATCCTGCAATGCAGCTGCCCTTGTCTTGGGACGCATGTCCATCTGCGAgaggtttctcagccctgctctttgccagtagctgtcatgtcctgtcttgccctgtccaccagctgcccttgtggcagctgctgtggacagctCATGTGGGTGGCGGACAAGCtgatttactgtgcaaataaaggggATGAGAGGTTGCCTGTCTGGATGTGTACAGGTCTTCCCTACTGCCCTCAGGTATAAGGCAgtgccacccaccaccacccagggaCTTGCCCTACACGCTCAGCTTGtgtacagacagctgtgctcaaaatgcctcagggctcctcacatctcctgaaaacctcccatgtggctcccatcagccaccaagtagcccctggtcacagggtttggccacacctgtgccattcacagctttcttcatctgccaacaggaaggagtgagggcaggaggaagagcaggaagaaggggagggacagaaggaaggaaaagagggagggaagaaggttgcatttggcagctacctccagcagctagagccagagcagctgacagtcaccgtgggagaggctcacaatgtcctcagcaacttccaccacttctttgcccagcggcctggctgttctgacaacttttccagatgtgctcttcattcctgaaatcgtgagttctggcttcttcctggggagggcagatcctgtttgcagggcatccagcacgcttcatgctgcaggtgcctgagggATGAGACCTCATACAAAGCATGTGGTTCAGGACCCGTGCCAGGTCTCTGAGCCATAGGGGtctgagggcagcccctggtGCCTAGCTcactctcagagaaaagcacaagccctgagctgggagctctgaagctctcctttagtctgcaggggatttttgtggtgtatctgtaaacattttgtaatctcctgcctaacaaaatggaaggggTTGCTGGTAGGTTTAAACTAGGTTGCCAATTTGAGCCgattaattaattggaagatgattttagcagctgaaacaggcagaagataaacggtttgcttaaagcaggggctaaaggcaagctgaagtaattgttcacagcagcaaagactcaaggctgctgaagccgttctgctcagctgcaatgTTCCCgagctgaagacacagagcGCTGGACCTGGGTGCGTGGGCAacagtgggtgagcaaagagTGAACAAACACCTTATAACTTCTTCCCATATTGTAGTTTCCTTAAGCAGGAGAAGATCATAATCTTAATAGGTTTGGCACAggtgattaaaagcagttgctgcgagcactgactagaagatggaaagtttcaactaaagtctttttcctgtgtcttctgcccatgaagcctgctcttctcacaaCAGTTTGAGAGGCTTGTTCCAAAGCCTGAGTACTTTCATCCAGCACTGAGGGGCTTGGCTGAGGGTTGTAGAATGGCACTCAGATCACTTAATGCTAAAACTTCAACTTTGCCCTTTGTgaccaaatccttccttgccacccaagtcagtccacactcctgggatttacagcacttACTTCATTCTCCTAGCTGTCGAGCAAAGAAGAATTGGAGTAAAGCAGGCGTTACTGATGTATAAGGAGAagtttgcctcagctcctccaaatACGCTCTGGGGACTtggtctctgcccagggcctgagagcatggtctaggtttcctgcagctgcatgaaggtGGGTACAAAGTCCCTGTGGAGGTTCTGGTGGGGCAGACACTTGCCAGCCACCTCTACCACTGGGTTACGGTGGTCCTGGTGCTGAACATGCTGTTGGCATCAGCATATTACGGTCGTGGCTGTGCCTTGAACTGTTTGtaatccctttctccaggggATTTGGCAAGGCAGCTTGCTTAATGAGACGAAAATAAGCACCCTATCCTCTGGTTTGGGTAAGATCTGGAAATGTGCATCCTAAAGGCTAAGGAaccacctgggaaagaagaatgttgcataactggatttctccatctctggaggcgtTATGACTCTAGGTCGTCCAGCTGTATTATCTCTGTGTACaaaaggggcagctgcctcatatcacagcattcagaaggacaaagagtttCTCAGTCCGTAGCGGAATCCAAGGTTGCCTGCAGTGGACTAATATggtaaccacaaaaatatttgtcatttcaaaTGCTAAGACAGATGCGAAAAAGCCAGAAGGTCCTGCCCGCAGCTCATACGATTGCCACATCGGGGTGTGCTGATTAAGAGCTAccattttttattctgtgaggctgggtttcattcttgtaatctatttcatttgaagagtctTCTGCATATCTGGATAGCCAGGCCTAggtggaaaagctgaaatgagctgaaagcagatatgtttgctttgtaaaggctatttaaaagactttttttcctcagactgttgtccccaacctgctgtgtgtttattggaagcctcttgaccctttcctcagttttatgACTCTTCTGAACCAAAGCCAGTAATCAAACCACGCAAACATACTTGTCTGAGTGAGAAATcgcatcctgcagaaaggagagttggggagtggtaagaaatgagaagtgatacttcttcccccaacctctTATCTCACCCCACTTGTGTTGGATTTTAATGGAGCAGCGGTGAGGTTTTCTCCAGGACCTTTAGCTGCAACGCACTCATGGTGTCATTGCACGATTTATTACAGGGACTGGATTAGTTTTCAAGTGTCAGTCTTTGGTTGTTattagaggcagcaaaacagcagcactttggacaacctatttgcactcagatatttgcaaggtctcaaccgcatccttgatttaatgtatcaatttgtgtaatgtaaccaatgaactttcctacaaatgtgggtgacacaaatgatgtaacattttctgagtattgtaaatcagaaacgtttttctccacttgcaaaaagcctccaaggaaatggaaatgccgtGACCTGTATGAGTTGGCACTTGGATGGTGGCAAAGGCTGGCCTGGGATACACTGGCGATCAGAATGCTCTTAGAGTCAGTGAGGCTGTCTTACCTCTGGAGATTTGCCTGCGAGCCCAAGACCAGCCAGTGATGAGGGAtaggtccccacagcagcaccagtctcCACGCAGTGTGCGTTCAGCCGAGAAACTCCTCATCATAGGATGCTGCATAGACTAAACTTTGCACAGGTTCAAGAAAAAACTGGGCTgatttgaggcagagaaaagctgctgagtgtgTTGTAGTGCAAAGACACCGTTTGCAGCTCAACACTCTGCAGCATTGGACATTGTGCTCTCATCCTCTGGTGTAGGAatctgctggtggagaaaaggtagagcctagatgtagctgtccttgcgttccccatcccaccaaaaaacccaaggcaaactcccaagcctgggtgagaagaatggggtcccacctgctactggagcagcagctggtgcattgtgcagctctggtgtaGCCAGCGAAGGAAGACCCaaatagctggagcagcaatacaagtcctccttcccaggagaagctgggagccccAACCTTATTTCCCCTACCAGAAAGTAAAACTGGCAGTATTACCTCTCTTCagcttgttctctctcctttcagggtAACATTTTCACGTGGCCTTCATTAAggccatgtctgtgctgtttgtgcagctgagctgcctttgacagcactcctttcaggtatctgcCACACTGGGTGTGAAGCAAACATGCCCTACTGGGATAAGCTTCCCTGTTCATCgacaccagccttcagaaatgtctgaaccaGCCTCCTGAGTACACTGATGTGGGGAGGGCATGAATGGCAGTGAcaccaggaggcagggccacaggcaggctttttttgggtcaagatcagaggcaggtgctcccagctaaatacccagtttcaagtggaggctgggaagaactcAGAGGTATCCCTGGGCTATTGCCATGTGCAGTGCTAGCGCCAGAGGTGTGCGTGGCctttggctctgccctggatAAGCCGATTTAccccatgcttgctttctctcccactttcacTTGCAGATCTTTGGGGGCCTTGTCTGGATCCTGGTGGCATCCTCGAAGGTCCAGTTACccatgctgcaaggctgggtgatgtttgtctctgtgttctgctttgtcatgtcCATCACCCTCCTGTGCCTCTACATCTGCGGTGCACATGGGGGCAGTAGCTCCTGGGTCACCTTGGTAAGTGGATGGGACAAACCTCagggcctctcccctccctggtaccACTGGTATACAATGgtctcctttgctgctactgcacaccaaattgccggctggggcttgcttgtgtgggttccttttttcccccctttgcagtgtgctccctcctgggaatgactgtgtcatccttggttcttaggctgtcatctgccaggagacagcatctCTATTCTACCTCAGTATGGCCGTGTTGGAAGCCTACTCCACCTATATCAGCTTTGGTCCTGCCAACGCCGTGATGATGACCGTCTACCAGGAGaacgttgctgctgtggtgagtgcctggcaagcaggggaaggagagggcaaagcaacgcagcaggagagggcaaagcaatgcgggagggctgatgtgcaggaggtggcagcacctaatggtttttaaaacggctgaaggctcaaaaaagcatgtatttttgttcttaaaaactaggatcacagaaacatctcctgtgtctagtttaaacgagttgaagatgttgttgtgtcagcttgagggtttctaatgttatttttaactctttcagagggaaatgagcacgcACATGTCGCCCTCCGTGAGCGAGGAtgccgtgcccaggctgaagcccgcgctaacctcgaagcttgcatcccggagttgagcacagagaggcgtcaccctgtgaaggcttggtgtgttgtagcagctggtgctgtgaggtctggcggctggcagcaggggggaagcggctgctggggggttccctcatttgcatagcccagccccctctgcgtgcatcggaacgcctgggtcccccctgtggcagtttttgaccggtccctgccagttgggtcaacggacccagcgcaggcggcggatcccgctggggctcctctgcctggggtaaatccctcggtatttgtgattcagaagaggtgaaaaccgaatctacgggtctccttagacaaccttcaggagctgtgggctgcagatgggggggcgccccccttgtctgctccagtgactggtcccattgctggtcagaagtggaacagcttgaacaggtgaatctgccatttctctcctggccgttgtgggagctgtttcgggggtgagggagtaccttgaactcactggttatattgacgaactctcggttgcctaaatatgggaccgaggctggctcagacatgggtgtctacattagagacatccatgcttagtcagatgaatcccaccccaatctcctgtgttcctcatcaggtctatgacagctctgctgttagcctttactgaagccaagtacggtttctgtctcttttctttttctttttttttttttttttttttttttgttttgtttaacagaaaggaaacccagtcttagacattcatttgcggaagaaagtttgtgtttgaagatcacgcttggatcttcaagtaagtctaattagatgcctcttcctctcctgttcatccctcataggcttgggcactgtccgtttgtcctgtttctgaggaccgctgcccaaggcacctagcattgcacatggacagcctgtatctcccgttgcaccgtgaattttgttagcagcagtgaagaatttttagggtataagctaactgaattgcactgaagtgaaaaaagtgctgtataacttccaagagataagaacggaatataattggaagacaaatattttgagcaaaagatgctgaaaaagcatctttgaaaaattatgagcatagcgctatcgttttttatttaggatttttatatgttttagatttagagtttgaatttcaacaaattgagttgaattggtgtggataacacattcaaagggccacgtatttctttcaaagaagaataaacaaagtagcacctacaaagactgttttggctttcaagtgttttgtatttttgaacccaaatctgcaagttcctgttaaattaaagtgttctagaaaaatgtcacagattgtatgatccaccctttctaaaaaattattgttgatgttgcttaGTAGGGACGTGGTTGGGCTGAGGCCCCTCAAGacatatatctccttttgttcagaagactctcgggctgcagcaggcacccagacatcacagagataatagaggatcccgaaaagaagtcagcaagttacaaaggaggaatgggcaagtaaaaggcgaaagcctgaatcccatctgtcctaagcaatgatctgctcagctctgggctggtggcacaggccacctacAATTCAGGGTCTCGGGCACAAATCTTGTGCACTTAGGTGCTTACGTCCTtcctgacaaaggaaaagaacattaaaaggagatgcctgttacttagttcagtaaagggaaaagaaacttctacttagatctgtttgcctcttttggaggctggacttgagcacaaaggagacgagtgccctagtagcaggccgctgagcaggctgaggggatgcagggagtctgctcccagggaagctcttccactttgtataatctagttactcttgtactgggggtttgaagccaagtacccagcaggcacaccataactcttctctctctctctctctctctggcccattaattgtcctgataccactccagatctcctgaaagtgggacgccaactgttaaagggagattctcgcctcaggacgcctgcaacctcaagctcagcctCGCGCGTGGTCCGTGAGAAAGCCAcggctccaactgcaaatctgagtaagtaggggatgcagatatgggacttttgcagggagcgcctcagccgctgggctgttggacaaggtgagacctgtgccagccaattaaccttttagtgccaaatgccttttgatagagatgcaggtctcctggggactgtggggacatgctcctcctccatctggaaaaggtggctgagctcctggcgtaagaagggcactgaggtttagaggtcagagttgaggcaggtatggaagatggcaagagctgtgatctttagtaaaaaaaaaaaaagtcttttttatatttaagaagctttttttctctcttctgctcattcgttatggaatatgagtcaaataagagaaaccgaTGTTATACACACTGCACGCTCTTaagtatctgttttaaaatatgtgtgaggtcaagctggagcaggctttgcaatttgtgtatctactgcagcaaatgttctgctctttctggctgttttccgtGGTTTTCAGCCCGCTTCACCTGTACggaaggaaatactgtgcctatggaaaggccattataaatcttctcttaggagatttttttttttcttggtgctctgcttgtaatttacaatctgtattatttatgccaatgttgaaaatagttttctgatgccctggttaaaatattctgaacatacTCCAGCTACATTCTActatgagcacttccaccaaacatccgtttttatttaaagtaatttttcatgacataacatgcatcatagccagaatcctgtgttgctgttaaatggttttctttacagttttccagctgtactcctcctccccatgatagagtgttgccagactgattagaatacacaaattgtattcccttaatcttccttcataaacagtgccctgtaatcctgtcatcattgttgttgaccaaatcaaaacattaaagaaagcctttctctcaggctgaacaaagacaatcatcttcaatctaaaatatttagaatgcttagagatattttaaggctttaattaatgtacttaatttaattcaataaattttaaatttatttttaaattttaaaatttatattttaaatttatttaattaaatcaatttatttaattttaatttttaaatgaaattttttttaaaattaaaaaacagaaaggatttagttttaattaggaattagttaaattaaagcaataaaaatatcaaaatatttgtaccccttttttaaaagaagaaaggattttgacagttctcaaaattaaagcatcatttcagacagaaagtagaaaattctgtttttccattatctggccatgtttgaattaaaatcagaaatagtttcagtgctctctgaactttgttttttggtgaccaaatcactcagaaatttttttttttgtgctttagagtgacatcttttaatcctttttgatcagtgttgagtggatatgtctctatattccttctgtttatacatctgtatttgtatgcaggcatagaaagctaagggaacgtctttatcttagccatgcaaatctgactgatttggtttcactgtggtatatggacattggggaagttggtggttaatgggctcaacagtggaaactcagccataaacaactaagcaggTCTTTGCA
This Phalacrocorax aristotelis chromosome 3, bGulAri2.1, whole genome shotgun sequence DNA region includes the following protein-coding sequences:
- the LOC142055666 gene encoding myelin and lymphocyte protein-like, which gives rise to MSSATSTTSLPSGLAVLTTFPDVLFIPEIIFGGLVWILVASSKVQLPMLQGWVMFVSVFCFVMSITLLCLYICGAHGGSSSWVTLAVICQETASLFYLSMAVLEAYSTYISFGPANAVMMTVYQENVAAVIFFFLGALLVIYNLYYLCQC